GGTCCTGGTCTCGGCCTGTCTTCTGGGTTTAGCCACCCGCTACGACGGGAAGATCCTTTTCGAGCCGGCCGTAAGCTCCTTAAAGGAACGGTACCTTCTCGTTCCGGCCTGTCCCGAACAGCTGGGAGGGCTTCCCACGCCGCGTCCGGCGGCCGAAATCCTCGAAGGGGACGGTTTTGCCGTCCTTTCCGGCAGGGCCCGGGTGGTAAACCGGCGCGGTGAGGAGGTCACCGGGGCCTTCGTGGAGGGAGCCAGAGAGGTTTTAAAGATCTGCCGGTTCCTCGGGATAAAACGGGCCTTTCTCAAGGCCCGGAGCCCTTCCTGCGGTCTTACCCCCGCGGTGGGAGTCACCGCCGCCCTTTTGCTTTCGGCGGGCCTTGAGGTTTACGAACTGGGTTAAGGGGAGTAGAAAAAGGTGAGGGGGTGATAAGAATGGCCGCCGCCCCTGCCGCACCGCAGGCCGAATCCGGAAAGAAGGGGCTCGCGTTTTCCCTCACCTCGACCCGCTATACCTACCGGGACCTTCTGGAGGGCAACATCCCCTCCGGGCTCTACGAGATCGTAAACGGGGAGGTCGTGCCCATGGCTCCGGCGGGTTTCATGCACGGAGACTGGGAATTCGAGGTGGCCGTAAAA
The window above is part of the Thermosulfurimonas sp. F29 genome. Proteins encoded here:
- a CDS encoding DUF523 domain-containing protein is translated as MREPVLVSACLLGLATRYDGKILFEPAVSSLKERYLLVPACPEQLGGLPTPRPAAEILEGDGFAVLSGRARVVNRRGEEVTGAFVEGAREVLKICRFLGIKRAFLKARSPSCGLTPAVGVTAALLLSAGLEVYELG